A stretch of the Lactuca sativa cultivar Salinas chromosome 9, Lsat_Salinas_v11, whole genome shotgun sequence genome encodes the following:
- the LOC111889695 gene encoding stigma-specific STIG1-like protein 1, protein MKIMQIIFMVTITITISIAVTTLTFSSTATTNTPSPVTIRPFPTRPRSRFLAEKEPNPRAADHCNKDDEICYVLEGKNSTCCNNKCMDLSEDKRNCGACKKKCKFTSSCCNGECVNLAYDKRHCGSCGTKCSPGGYCIYGLCNYA, encoded by the coding sequence ATGAAGATTATGCAAATAATCTTCATGgtaaccatcaccatcaccatcagtATCGCCGTCACCACCCTCACCTTCAGCTCCACCGCCACCACCAACACACCATCTCCGGTGACCATAAGGCCCTTTCCTACACGTCCCCGGAGCCGTTTCCTTGCTGAGAAAGAGCCCAACCCTAGAGCTGCAGATCACTGTAACAAAGACGACGAGATTTGTTACGTCTTGGAAGGAAAAAACTCAACATGCTGCAATAACAAGTGCATGGATTTGAGCGAGGATAAGCGTAACTGTGGAGCCTGCAAGAAAAAGTGCAAGTTTACAAGCTCGTGTTGCAATGGAGAGTGCGTAAACTTGGCGTATGACAAGAGGCATTGTGGATCGTGTGGCACTAAGTGCTCGCCAGGTGGTTACTGCATATATGGTCTCTGCAACTACGCCTAA